Sequence from the uncultured Fusobacterium sp. genome:
ACATATAGAGCTTATAAGGCTTTTTATAAAAGAGGATAACTGCAAACTCTTAAATTGAAATCAAAAAATAAAAATATTTAACAATATAAAAGGAAAAAAGTTTACTTCCAATCGCTAGTGTTTACGCAATGCTCATTACAGTAAATTTTTTTCCTTTTTCTTTACTCTTTTATTATCCCAATTTCAATTTAAGAATTAAATCCTTTATTTTTATTTGTTTGAAAGGAACAATCCAAATTGTGCTAAAGTAGCAGAACCTAAATAAGTTCCTATAAATACGAAAATTCCAGTAATTGCAACTTTCCATGATAAACTTCTTAAAGTTTCTAATTTATTAGCTACTGAAATACCTGCATAAGTAAGTATTGGAGTAGTAATAGATAGAAAATCTACAGAGTTTATAGCTTTTATTACTTCATCACTTGAGATACAAAAAATTAAAGATGTAATAGATACCCAACCTAAGATAGGGAAATCTCTTATAAATTTAATAGGAGCTTTTTGCATAACTCTTTGAAGAATAATACCTATGATAGCAAAAAGTCCTAAACAGAATAAACCAATAAATGTATATTTTGTAATTTGAGGTCCTTTATCACCATATTTTAATACTTTAACCCATTGAGTAAAAAGAATTAGAGATAAACTAAGAAGTAAAATTAAAAGATTTTTTATAAAATAATTTTCAAATAGTTTTTTAGACATTATTTTCTACCTCCAGTAAGCTTATTATACATAAATCTTTGTAGTGGAACTGCCACAAAAACCATAGTGAATGTTCCAATAAAACTTGTTAATAATTGGCTAGCAGCAGCATAAGCTCTTATTACCTCAGCTTTTTCTGGATGAATAGCAGCAAGAGCTGAACTAGCAGCGGTCATCATACTAGCAGAACCCATTCCTGAAGCAATAGCAAGTGCTTCTACTCTAAAACCAATCTCTAAGAATATAGGAGCGATAACACTAAAGAATATTGCTCCAAAAAGAGTACCAAAGATATACATAGAAAGAACTCCACGTCCTTCGTCAGAGTTTAAAGTGTATTTTTCAGAGATATATGCAAGTTCTCCCTCTCTACCAAGTCCAAGAGTAGAACCAATAGCTTCTCTTCTAAGTCCTATAAGTAATGCAATTGGAAGTCCTATAACTACAGTACCTACATTTCCTAATTCTTGAATTAAGAATATCCATCCAATAGAAAGAATCTCTCTTAATCTAGGAGCTACATCAGCACCATATTTAGCCATAAGAGGTAACATTATAATTATTAAATACTTCCCAGCAAAATTAACATTTTCCTCGCTATAAACTTTTCCAAAAATCCCTTTTCTAAAAATATTAAATGCTAAAACCATAGTGATAATTAGAGCAAATAATAGTGGAAGTAAACCAATTTTAAATTTTCCCACAGAAAGAACTCTAAAACCAATAAGTTCAGCAATTAAAATAACTATTACAGAAAAGATAATTAGATAGGGTAAATTTTTATTTTTCATTTTCTCCTCCAAATTTTAAAATAGTTTCTTTATATTCTTTATAAGTTTTTTTGTATAATAAATTTTTATCTATCTTTCCACTCATATCTTTTAATACTTGTAAAAGAAATCTTGGGAATATAGAGAAAATATATTCACTGTCTCTGTGTATAAAATCTGTTCCATGAAAATTTCCTGAAAATCCATTATAACCAATTTGAATACAAGGAAGTATATAAGATAAATCACCAATATCTCCAGCTGCACTTACTGGAGAATTTTCTTTACAATACTCTATTTCTGGAAAATTTTTAAAAGTTTCTCTAACAAAATCAGAAAGATAATGTGATTGTAAAAATGGTAGGTATCCCATTTCAGTTTCAATTTCTACCTTTCCACCTAATGCTTCAGCAGAACATTTAGCAATTGTATCTAATCTATTAGAAAGTTCTATCATATATTCTACAGAGTGAGCTCTAATATCTGTTCCAATTTTTATCTTATCAGGAATTACATTTGTTCCCATAGGTGCTTCTAAAACTACAGGATTTATTCTAACCATATATTCTTCATCAATCTGTTGTCTAAAAAGTCCTAATGCTGTATTGAAAAGAGTAGATATACTATAAGCATTAACTCCAGCTTGTGGAGCAAAACCAGCATGGGCAGGTTTTCCTAAAAAAGTATAATATTTATATAAAAAACCAGCTAAATTACAATTTAATTCAATACTTCTTCTATTAGGTTCACCACCCATAGAGTGTATGGCAATAGCTAAATCAAATTCATCAAAGATTCCAAGTCTTATTCCTTCTGGTTTTCCACCTAAGAATTTAATTTTATTATTTTTTTGTAAATTTTTTCTATATTCTAAATCAAGATATTCTTCAGCAGGAGTAAAAACAAATCCAATAGAAAAATCTAATTTTTTATACTCTTCATTAAAAATTAATTTTTTTAACAAATTTAAAATAATAGCAACTTGAGAGTAGTGTCCACAATTATGTGCAGCTCCAGTTTCTTTATTTGCATGAAAATGTGAAGGAGTATAAACTGCATCCATTTCAGCAATAAGAGCTATATGTACTTTCTTTTTTTCTCCAAGATTAAATTTTATTCCAGT
This genomic interval carries:
- a CDS encoding DUF3100 domain-containing protein, whose amino-acid sequence is MKNKNLPYLIIFSVIVILIAELIGFRVLSVGKFKIGLLPLLFALIITMVLAFNIFRKGIFGKVYSEENVNFAGKYLIIIMLPLMAKYGADVAPRLREILSIGWIFLIQELGNVGTVVIGLPIALLIGLRREAIGSTLGLGREGELAYISEKYTLNSDEGRGVLSMYIFGTLFGAIFFSVIAPIFLEIGFRVEALAIASGMGSASMMTAASSALAAIHPEKAEVIRAYAAASQLLTSFIGTFTMVFVAVPLQRFMYNKLTGGRK
- a CDS encoding M20/M25/M40 family metallo-hydrolase, which translates into the protein MNDFKETLDLAENIYFNPELGFKENNTSKLIENFILKYYPQATLTKFAETGIKFNLGEKKKVHIALIAEMDAVYTPSHFHANKETGAAHNCGHYSQVAIILNLLKKLIFNEEYKKLDFSIGFVFTPAEEYLDLEYRKNLQKNNKIKFLGGKPEGIRLGIFDEFDLAIAIHSMGGEPNRRSIELNCNLAGFLYKYYTFLGKPAHAGFAPQAGVNAYSISTLFNTALGLFRQQIDEEYMVRINPVVLEAPMGTNVIPDKIKIGTDIRAHSVEYMIELSNRLDTIAKCSAEALGGKVEIETEMGYLPFLQSHYLSDFVRETFKNFPEIEYCKENSPVSAAGDIGDLSYILPCIQIGYNGFSGNFHGTDFIHRDSEYIFSIFPRFLLQVLKDMSGKIDKNLLYKKTYKEYKETILKFGGENEK